Proteins encoded within one genomic window of Cucumis sativus cultivar 9930 chromosome 3, Cucumber_9930_V3, whole genome shotgun sequence:
- the LOC101223101 gene encoding serine/threonine-protein kinase STY13 gives MSCNEKNRGVNDRETEHPVLTKPHQKPVIQNGSITAQHLTIDNNLLVDPKLLFIGSKIGEGAHGKVYEGRYRNEIVAIKVLHRGSTPEERAALESRFAREVNMMSRVKHENLVKFIGACKEPLMVIVTELLPGMSLRKYLMNNRKQQLDPRMAINFALDVARAMDCLHANGIIHRDLKPDNLLLTANQRSVKLADFGLAREESVTEMMTAETGTYRWMAPELYSTVTLRQGEKKHYNNKVDVYSFGIVLWELLTNRMPFEGMSNLQAAYAAAFKQERPSIPGDISPELAFIVQSCWVEDPNMRPSFSQIIRMLNAYLFTLPPPSQSSPSSPKSDTTETATTSNSAITEFSSRARGKFGFLRQLFAAKRAKNSQ, from the exons ATGAGTTGTAACGAGAAGAATAGAGGGGTAAATGATAGGGAAACCGAACACCCAGTTTTGACCAAGCCACATCAGAAACCAGTCATCCAGAATGGATCCATAACGGCCCAACACTTGACCATCGATAATAATCTTCTTGTTGACCCCAAATTGCTATTTATTGGATCCAAGATTGGCGAGGGCGCTCACGGAAAAGTTTATGAAGGCAG gTACCGGAATGAAATTGTCGCCATTAAAGTTCTCCATCGAGGGAGTACTCCAGAAGAAAGAGCAGCACTTGAAAGTCGTTTTGCCCGTGAAGTAAATATGATGTCCCGAGTAAAACATGAAAATCTTGTCAAG TTTATTGGAGCTTGTAAAGAACCTCTAATGGTGATAGTTACAGAGCTATTACCAGGGATGTCACTCAGGAAGTATCTGATGAATAATCGTAAACAACAGCTGGACCCTCGGATGGCCATTAACTTTGCTTTGGATGTTGCTCGTGCTATGGATTGTCTACATGCAAATGGGATTATACATAGAGATCTGAAACCTG ATAATTTGTTGCTTACTGCAAATCAAAGGTCTGTGAAGCTTGCAGACTTTGGACTTGCTAGAGAAGAATCTGTGACTGAGATGATGACTGCAGAAACAGGGACTTACCGCTGGATGGCTCCTGAG TTGTATAGCACTGTTACATTGCGCCAGGGAGAGAAAAAGCATTACAACAACAAAGTTGACGTATACAGCTTTGGAATTGTCTTATGGGAGCTGTTGACCAACCGAATGCCATTTGAAGGGATGTCCAATCTGCAAGCTGCGTATGCGGCTGCTTTCAAG CAAGAGAGACCCAGTATTCCAGGCGACATATCTCCCGAGCTGGCATTTATAGTACAGTCGTGTTGGGTTGAAGATCCTAACATGAGGCCCAGCTTCAGCCAGATCATCCGCATGCTTAATGCTTATCTATTTACACTCCCACCTCCTTCACAATCTTCACCATCGTCACCAAAATCTGACACAACAGAGACAGCAACAACTAGCAATAGTGCCATTACCGAGTTCTCTTCTCGTGCAAGAGGAAAGTTTGGATTCCTTCGCCAACTGTTTGCTGCTAAGAGAGCTAAGAACTCGCAATAA
- the LOC101213985 gene encoding pentatricopeptide repeat-containing protein At5g15300, with protein sequence MMIPKLHRLSCIKELEQAQAFIVKAGFYNHIPIITKLIAFSSLSPLGSLPHACALFQETSMDDSFICNTMIRAYSNTVFPLKALLIYNRMQRMDVDSDHFTYNFVLRACARAIKCTEMDDQCFGHHIISRKGSEIHARILKLGFDQDHHVQNSLLLVYSGSGLVGFARLIFNEMTVKTAVSWNIMMSAYNRVHDYKSADVLLESMPQTNAVSWNTLLARYIRLNNLVAARKVFEEMPERDVVSWNSIISGYVNVKDYKGALDLFHSMKQWNIRATEVTFISILGACAELGALEIGKKIHDSLKEKHYRIEGYLGNAIVDMYAKCGELGLALEVFNEMEMKPVSCWNAMIMGLAVHGHCERALEMFDSMKAEDGDHKPNRITFIALLIACSHKGLLAEGRHFFSLMVTKYKIMPDLKHYGCMIDLLSRWGFLEEAYVMIKTCPFSSCSVLWRTLLGGCRLHRHVELGEESFRKLAELEPGKDGDYVLLSNIYAEEERWDDVERLRKEMINYGVCKKAGSSHV encoded by the coding sequence ATGATGATTCCTAAACTTCACCGTCTCTCTTGCATTAAAGAACTGGAACAGGCCCAAGCTTTCATCGTCAAAGCCGGTTTCTATAATCACATTCCTATAATCACGAAGCTAATTGCATTCTCCTCTCTTTCTCCATTAGGAAGTCTCCCTCATGCTTGTGCTCTCTTCCAAGAAACTTCCATGGACGATTCTTTCATTTGTAACACCATGATTCGGGCCTACTCCAACACTGTTTTTCCCCTTAAAGCTTTGCTTATTTACAACCGTATGCAACGGATGGATGTTGATTCTGATCATTTCACCTACAATTTTGTGCTCAGAGCTTGTGCTAGAGCTATCAAATGCACTGAAATGGACGATCAATGTTTTGGGCATCATATCATTTCTCGCAAGGGTTCTGAAATTCATGCACGCATCCTGAAATTGGGGTTTGATCAAGACCATCATGTCCAAAACTCATTGCTTCTAGTGTACTCTGGGAGTGGCTTGGTTGGTTTTGCTCGTTTGATTTTCAATGAGATGACTGTCAAAACTGCTGTATCCTGGAACATTATGATGTCCGCTTACAATCGAGTTCATGACTATAAGTCGGCGGATGTTCTTCTTGAATCGATGCCTCAGACAAATGCAGTTTCTTGGAATACCCTATTGGCACGATATATTAGGTTGAATAATCTTGTAGCAGCACGAAAAGTGTTTGAAGAAATGCCTGAGAGGGACGTTGTATCTTGGAATTCTATAATTTCCGGTTATGTGAACGTCAAAGATTATAAGGGAGCTCTGGACCTCTTCCATAGCATGAAACAGTGGAACATTCGAGCAACTGAAGTAACTTTTATCTCTATATTGGGTGCTTGTGCTGAACTGGGTGCATTGGAGATAGGGAAGAAAATCCACGATTCCTTGAAAGAGAAGCATTACAGAATTGAAGGATATTTAGGTAATGCCATTGTAGATATGTATGCTAAATGCGGGGAACTGGGCTTAGCTTTGGAGGTATTCAATGAAATGGAGATGAAGCCTGTAAGTTGTTGGAATGCAATGATTATGGGTTTGGCAGTTCATGGTCACTGTGAGAGAGCCTTGGAGATGTTTGATTCAATGAAGGCAGAGGATGGTGATCACAAACCCAATCGGATAACTTTCATTGCTCTTCTGATTGCCTGCAGTCACAAGGGTCTGCTGGCAGAAGGACGCCATTTTTTCAGTCTGATGGTTACCAAGTACAAGATAATGCCGGATTTAAAGCACTATGGTTGCATGATTGACCTTCTTAGCAGATGGGGTTTTTTGGAAGAGGCCTATGTTATGATAAAAACTTGCCCTTTCAGTTCGTGCTCTGTTCTATGGAGAACGTTGTTGGGTGGTTGTAGACTGCACAGGCATGTAGAATTGGGGGAAGAATCGTTCCGCAAACTTGCAGAGTTGGAGCCAGGGAAGGATGGAGATTACGTACTTTTGTCAAACATCTACGCCGAAGAAGAGCGGTGGGATGATGTGGAACGACTGAGAAAGGAGATGATTAATTATGGAGTCTGTAAGAAAGCTGGATCGAGTCACGTTTAA